In the genome of Flexistipes sinusarabici DSM 4947, one region contains:
- the fabD gene encoding ACP S-malonyltransferase, with the protein MSTGVIFPGQGSQFVGMGKDFYINYKSAKDVFEKADSALGFSLTDIIFTGPEETLTLTYNAQPALLTTSLAIFEIIKEQIHDITGYAGHSLGEYTAVVAAGGMTFEDVVKAVHNRGKFMQEAVPVGAGGMLAVMGAKREDILRMCGDISKETQSVLEPANFNSPAQTVLAGNIQAVEKALERYREYGIKRAVKLPVSAPFHCSLMKPAAENMQNYLKDVTINDLNIPVYSNVDAKKEKKAETVRENFVKQIASPVLWEDLVLNMVADGTENFIEVGAGSVLTGLMKKIDRKINCVNISGIEDLGKLEDLNV; encoded by the coding sequence ATGAGTACAGGTGTAATTTTTCCCGGTCAGGGATCCCAGTTTGTGGGAATGGGCAAAGATTTTTACATCAATTATAAATCTGCTAAAGATGTTTTTGAAAAAGCCGACTCGGCTCTGGGCTTTTCTTTAACCGATATCATTTTTACCGGTCCCGAGGAAACACTGACATTAACATACAATGCTCAACCTGCACTGCTTACAACCAGCTTGGCAATTTTTGAAATAATAAAAGAACAAATACATGATATAACTGGCTATGCCGGACATTCCCTCGGCGAATACACTGCCGTAGTTGCTGCCGGTGGAATGACTTTCGAAGATGTTGTCAAAGCTGTTCATAACCGCGGTAAATTCATGCAGGAAGCCGTCCCTGTTGGAGCCGGAGGCATGCTGGCAGTCATGGGGGCAAAAAGAGAAGACATCCTGAGAATGTGCGGAGATATTTCCAAAGAAACCCAATCAGTGCTTGAACCTGCCAACTTCAATTCTCCGGCACAAACAGTCCTGGCCGGTAATATCCAGGCTGTTGAAAAGGCGCTTGAAAGGTACAGGGAGTACGGTATAAAAAGAGCGGTAAAGCTGCCCGTAAGCGCACCTTTCCATTGCAGCCTCATGAAACCTGCGGCGGAAAATATGCAAAACTATTTAAAAGATGTAACCATAAACGACTTAAACATTCCCGTTTACAGTAATGTCGATGCAAAAAAAGAAAAGAAAGCGGAAACCGTCCGTGAAAACTTTGTTAAACAGATTGCCAGCCCTGTTTTATGGGAAGATCTTGTCTTAAATATGGTTGCAGACGGAACGGAAAATTTTATTGAAGTGGGTGCAGGGAGTGTTCTTACAGGTTTAATGAAAAAAATAGACAGAAAAATAAACTGCGTAAATATATCCGGCATTGAAGATCTTGGCAAATTGGAGGATTTAAATGTTTAA
- a CDS encoding beta-ketoacyl-ACP synthase III encodes MNSYSCISGTGSFFPDKILTNEDLEKMVDTSSDWIVTRTGIQERRIAENETCCEMAAKAAKEALKSANINAADIDGIIMATFTPDTVMPSGACRLQHMLGIKKGFAFDVSAACTGFIYAAGVADSLIKNRMADNILVVGAEKLSSFVDWKDRNTCILFGDGAGAVVMSRSDKPGIRTINMYANGKHADLLKLPALGSNFFSQRDKLNLESELIKMKGNEVFKIAVTAMAEATATAVKKSGFSSEDVDWFIPHQANIRIIDAAAKRIGLSSERVIVTLNKFGNTSAATIPTSLDLAVKDGRIKQGDNIVSAAFGGGLTWGSMSFTL; translated from the coding sequence ATGAACAGTTATTCATGCATATCCGGTACGGGCTCTTTTTTCCCCGATAAAATTTTAACAAACGAAGACCTTGAAAAGATGGTGGATACATCAAGCGACTGGATAGTCACGCGTACGGGAATCCAGGAGCGGAGAATTGCCGAGAATGAAACATGCTGCGAAATGGCTGCAAAAGCAGCCAAAGAGGCATTAAAAAGCGCTAATATAAATGCCGCCGATATCGACGGCATAATTATGGCAACATTTACTCCTGATACGGTGATGCCGTCCGGAGCATGCAGACTTCAGCATATGCTTGGCATAAAGAAAGGATTTGCATTTGATGTGAGTGCAGCATGTACCGGCTTCATATATGCTGCAGGCGTGGCCGATTCATTAATCAAAAACCGCATGGCTGACAACATACTTGTTGTTGGGGCTGAAAAACTTTCATCCTTTGTGGATTGGAAAGACAGGAATACCTGCATACTTTTCGGTGACGGAGCAGGTGCGGTTGTAATGTCCAGGTCTGATAAACCCGGAATCAGAACAATAAATATGTATGCAAACGGAAAGCACGCTGATTTATTGAAATTGCCGGCACTCGGATCCAATTTTTTTTCACAAAGAGACAAGCTCAATTTGGAATCAGAACTGATTAAAATGAAAGGCAATGAGGTTTTTAAGATTGCAGTCACGGCAATGGCGGAAGCTACCGCTACTGCAGTAAAAAAGAGCGGCTTCTCATCTGAAGATGTGGACTGGTTCATCCCTCATCAGGCAAATATCCGCATAATAGATGCAGCTGCAAAACGTATCGGCCTGAGCAGTGAAAGGGTTATCGTGACTTTAAATAAATTCGGCAACACCTCCGCTGCAACAATACCCACATCTTTGGACCTTGCAGTAAAAGACGGCAGAATCAAGCAAGGGGACAATATCGTAAGTGCGGCTTTCGGCGGCGGCCTGACATGGGGCTCCATGTCTTTTACCCTTTAA
- the plsX gene encoding phosphate acyltransferase PlsX, with amino-acid sequence MRIVVDAMGGDFAPHEVVKGSLEAARLYNADIILVGDKRLVEQELPKDYKQQYKNIFVVHADETISMEDIPSNAVRRKKQSSVHIGLKMVKNGEASAFFSAGNTGAIMGASKLILRTLEGVDRPAIGAVLPTAKNPSILLDVGANVDCKPLHYLQFAIMGSAYAKIVMNVEKPQVGLLSIGEEEMKGNELTKTVFHLLKSCRVIDFKGNVEGKDIYKGTADVIVADGFAGNIALKASESAAWYISKLLKEELKRTVISRIGALIAKRAFTRIKKRSDYTEYGGAPLLGVNGVVIIGHGSSNSNAIKNGIKTAYELASKNVNRDIQENISEAYELLKVDKSDSFWNNIKERIRKIKPED; translated from the coding sequence ATGAGGATAGTTGTTGATGCAATGGGGGGCGATTTTGCTCCCCATGAAGTGGTAAAAGGCTCTCTTGAAGCCGCTCGACTTTACAATGCCGACATTATACTGGTCGGCGACAAACGTCTGGTTGAACAGGAGCTTCCCAAAGATTACAAACAGCAGTATAAAAATATCTTTGTCGTTCATGCGGACGAAACCATTTCAATGGAAGATATCCCGTCCAATGCAGTCAGAAGAAAAAAGCAATCTTCCGTTCATATCGGGCTGAAGATGGTTAAAAATGGTGAGGCATCAGCATTCTTCAGCGCAGGAAACACCGGTGCGATAATGGGAGCTTCAAAGCTGATTCTCAGAACTTTGGAAGGGGTTGACAGACCCGCAATCGGCGCTGTTCTGCCTACAGCCAAAAATCCTTCCATTCTTCTGGATGTAGGTGCAAATGTTGACTGCAAACCGCTGCACTATTTACAGTTCGCCATAATGGGCTCGGCTTATGCAAAGATAGTTATGAACGTAGAAAAACCCCAGGTGGGGCTGCTGAGTATCGGTGAAGAGGAGATGAAAGGCAATGAGCTTACAAAAACCGTTTTTCATCTTTTAAAAAGCTGCAGAGTCATTGACTTTAAAGGTAATGTTGAAGGCAAAGACATTTACAAGGGAACGGCAGATGTCATTGTTGCCGACGGATTTGCCGGTAACATCGCCCTTAAAGCCAGCGAGTCTGCAGCATGGTATATTTCAAAGCTTTTGAAAGAGGAATTGAAACGGACAGTAATATCAAGAATCGGAGCACTCATAGCAAAAAGGGCATTTACCAGAATAAAAAAACGCTCTGATTATACGGAATACGGGGGCGCTCCATTGCTTGGTGTGAACGGGGTTGTAATAATAGGTCACGGAAGCTCAAATTCCAATGCAATAAAAAACGGGATTAAAACCGCTTATGAACTGGCTTCCAAAAACGTAAACAGAGATATCCAGGAAAATATAAGTGAAGCTTACGAACTTTTAAAAGTTGACAAATCGGACTCATTTTGGAACAATATCAAAGAAAGAATACGCAAAATTAAACCCGAAGATTAA
- the rpmF gene encoding 50S ribosomal protein L32 → MGVPKGKTSKSKVGSRRSHHSAKTRQSVKCDNCGELKLPHNVCPACGYYDKKQVIEAEEL, encoded by the coding sequence ATGGGTGTACCTAAGGGTAAAACGTCAAAATCAAAAGTAGGCTCAAGAAGAAGCCATCACTCTGCAAAAACAAGACAAAGTGTAAAATGTGACAACTGCGGAGAGCTTAAGCTGCCGCACAATGTATGTCCTGCCTGCGGTTATTACGATAAAAAACAGGTAATCGAAGCAGAAGAACTTTAG
- a CDS encoding YceD family protein, whose protein sequence is MRIYFEKIPEEGLEINFSDNFETSESVFNINSFNGTIYAVNENFILTGNLNITIEDSCDRCLKKFKEDIDEKILIEIVKESSAEAEAEEIELKDEDMGLYFVREEYIDMEEIISQEAVLLRPVKRLCSQDCKGLCPICGTNLNEETCSCKQETDDRWADLKKLLENKNRNEV, encoded by the coding sequence ATGCGTATTTACTTTGAAAAAATCCCCGAAGAAGGTTTGGAAATTAATTTTTCAGACAATTTTGAGACGAGTGAAAGCGTTTTTAATATCAACAGCTTCAACGGTACAATATATGCTGTTAATGAGAATTTTATATTAACAGGCAATCTAAATATCACCATCGAAGACAGCTGCGACAGGTGCCTTAAAAAATTTAAAGAAGATATAGATGAAAAAATACTCATAGAAATTGTCAAAGAAAGCAGCGCTGAGGCAGAAGCAGAAGAGATTGAACTTAAAGATGAAGATATGGGTCTGTATTTTGTAAGGGAAGAATACATAGATATGGAAGAAATCATTTCACAAGAAGCGGTTTTGCTGAGACCTGTAAAAAGACTGTGCAGCCAAGATTGTAAAGGTCTCTGTCCGATCTGCGGAACCAATCTTAATGAGGAGACCTGCTCCTGTAAACAGGAAACAGATGACAGATGGGCGGATTTAAAAAAACTGCTGGAAAATAAAAACAGAAACGAGGTGTAA
- a CDS encoding pyridoxal phosphate-dependent aminotransferase encodes MRFDIAKSGSGLTYEIRNIVNVANELKKRGMDVIWENIGDPVVKGEKIPEWMKSILSEIMEDDLSFAYSPTKGVLSTREYLAEKVNKRGKIKITPEDIIFFNGLGDAIARAYSSIRVDARIIMPEPTYSTHFMAEVLHASFPPNTYRLNPYNNWKPDINELERKVKSHNSIVGILVINPDNPTGFVYSEETLKEIVRIAKEYDLFLIFDEIYHNITYNGHKTVQLSDIIGDVPGISMKGISKEYPWPGARCGWMEVYNIDKDEKFCRYVDAILQQKMSEVCSTTFPQMAIPKLLEHPEYDKYLKDRVRHYEKLSNIAYNILKDVPYIVTSRTNGAFYMSIVFNEAVLNNKQTLPINIPEIKSYVEKLTGGNIEMDKRFAYYLLASSGICVVPMTSFFTSLPGFRMTLLEKDVERFEWTVKHLAENIVNYIESSK; translated from the coding sequence ATGCGTTTTGATATAGCAAAAAGCGGCAGCGGGCTCACTTATGAAATAAGAAATATAGTGAATGTCGCAAATGAGCTAAAGAAAAGAGGCATGGATGTAATTTGGGAGAATATCGGTGATCCGGTGGTAAAAGGGGAAAAAATTCCTGAATGGATGAAAAGCATCCTTTCCGAAATTATGGAAGACGATTTGAGTTTCGCCTACTCCCCGACAAAAGGAGTTCTAAGCACAAGGGAATACCTGGCCGAAAAGGTGAACAAAAGGGGAAAGATAAAGATAACACCTGAAGATATTATCTTCTTTAACGGTCTTGGCGACGCAATTGCAAGGGCATACAGTTCCATAAGGGTGGATGCAAGGATTATAATGCCGGAACCAACCTATTCCACCCATTTCATGGCGGAAGTTCTGCATGCTTCGTTTCCTCCGAATACATACAGACTTAACCCTTACAATAACTGGAAACCCGATATAAACGAACTTGAGAGAAAAGTAAAAAGCCATAACTCAATTGTCGGGATACTGGTAATCAATCCTGACAATCCGACAGGTTTCGTTTATTCGGAAGAGACATTAAAAGAGATAGTCAGAATAGCAAAAGAATACGACCTGTTTTTAATATTTGATGAAATATATCACAACATAACATACAACGGACATAAAACTGTTCAGCTATCTGATATTATAGGAGATGTTCCGGGAATAAGCATGAAGGGTATCTCCAAGGAATATCCGTGGCCGGGTGCCAGATGCGGCTGGATGGAAGTTTATAATATTGACAAAGATGAAAAATTCTGCAGATATGTCGACGCAATTCTGCAGCAGAAAATGTCCGAAGTCTGCTCCACCACATTCCCCCAAATGGCAATCCCCAAGCTTCTGGAGCACCCTGAATACGACAAATACCTGAAAGACAGGGTTAGACATTATGAAAAACTTTCAAACATTGCATACAATATCCTTAAAGACGTGCCTTACATAGTTACCAGCAGAACAAACGGTGCTTTTTACATGTCAATTGTATTTAATGAAGCCGTGTTGAACAATAAACAGACACTGCCCATAAATATACCGGAAATAAAAAGTTATGTGGAAAAACTCACCGGCGGCAATATCGAAATGGACAAACGATTCGCATATTATCTTCTTGCTTCTTCAGGTATATGTGTAGTACCGATGACATCATTTTTCACCTCTCTGCCCGGTTTCCGTATGACACTGCTTGAGAAAGATGTTGAAAGATTTGAATGGACGGTAAAACATTTAGCTGAAAATATTGTAAACTACATAGAATCCAGCAAATAG
- a CDS encoding SRPBCC family protein, with amino-acid sequence MALYRLKRIQYLNSDIKTCWNFFSDPGKLAEITRAWLGFRVVSDLPGNMFPGLIIEYKITPFAFFETSWVTEITHVSEPFFFVDEQRLGPYKFWHHKHFFEESGDGVIMTDEVHYSMPFGIIGDILNRFVVRKRLENIFNYRFETLKKLF; translated from the coding sequence GTGGCACTTTATCGGTTAAAGCGGATTCAGTATCTTAATTCAGATATTAAAACATGTTGGAATTTTTTCTCCGATCCGGGCAAACTTGCGGAAATTACACGGGCATGGCTTGGCTTCCGTGTTGTTTCTGATCTTCCGGGAAATATGTTTCCCGGCCTGATTATAGAGTATAAAATTACTCCCTTTGCTTTTTTTGAAACGTCCTGGGTTACTGAAATTACACACGTTTCAGAGCCTTTCTTCTTTGTTGATGAGCAGAGGCTGGGTCCTTATAAATTCTGGCATCACAAGCATTTTTTCGAAGAAAGCGGAGACGGTGTTATTATGACCGATGAGGTTCATTACAGTATGCCTTTTGGTATCATAGGTGATATTTTGAACAGGTTTGTTGTAAGGAAAAGACTTGAAAATATTTTTAATTACCGGTTTGAGACTCTTAAAAAGTTATTTTGA
- the glmU gene encoding bifunctional UDP-N-acetylglucosamine diphosphorylase/glucosamine-1-phosphate N-acetyltransferase GlmU, translating to MLNVLINDKFAMGEKMNVKALVLAAGKGTRMKSKKPKVLFDVAGKPMIDYVMEAASAVCSDGTVVVLGEGAEDIQSHLQGYNSEFVFQKEQKGTADAVLAAKDTLKNYNGKILILCGDMPLVSRESLKAFIENSDSPVNFMSVKKKNPEGYGRVVRGADGSVIRIVEERDANLNEKKLKEINTGIYLAESKELFRRLEYINNNNAQEEYYLTDIVKDGAGIFVAEAEEEFLGINDRAALAEASKLIWRKRACEYMKNGVSIIDPDSFYCDNSVEIENDVTIHPNVTLKGTTKIGEGSVVYPGCRIADSVVEDYCEIKDNCVITESFMGRESSVGPMAHLRPGSKLYGKNKIGNFVEVKKTEIHENSKASHLTYLGDAYIGKDVNIGCGTITCNYDGISKHKTIINDGVFVGSDVQFVAPVEIGKDALIAAGSTVTKDVPDESLAISRSEQVNKEGWVRKRKQIYSREK from the coding sequence ATGCTTAATGTTTTAATAAATGATAAATTTGCAATGGGGGAAAAGATGAACGTTAAAGCTCTTGTTTTGGCTGCAGGAAAAGGGACAAGGATGAAATCAAAGAAACCGAAAGTTCTTTTTGATGTTGCAGGCAAACCGATGATAGATTATGTGATGGAAGCTGCTTCTGCGGTTTGCTCAGACGGGACTGTCGTTGTTCTGGGAGAGGGGGCTGAGGATATTCAGTCTCATCTGCAGGGTTATAATTCAGAGTTTGTTTTTCAAAAAGAGCAGAAAGGAACGGCGGATGCTGTTTTGGCTGCGAAGGACACCCTTAAAAATTATAACGGTAAGATTCTTATCCTCTGCGGGGATATGCCGTTGGTGAGCAGGGAGAGTTTAAAAGCTTTTATTGAAAACTCGGATTCTCCTGTAAATTTTATGAGTGTAAAAAAGAAAAATCCCGAAGGTTACGGAAGAGTAGTCAGAGGAGCAGACGGATCTGTAATCAGAATAGTTGAAGAAAGGGATGCAAATTTAAATGAAAAGAAATTAAAGGAAATTAATACAGGTATTTATCTCGCCGAGTCAAAGGAACTCTTCAGGAGACTGGAATATATTAACAATAATAACGCACAGGAGGAATACTACCTGACCGATATTGTCAAAGATGGTGCCGGTATTTTTGTTGCTGAAGCAGAAGAGGAATTTCTCGGGATAAACGACAGAGCTGCGCTGGCAGAAGCTTCAAAATTAATCTGGCGTAAGCGTGCTTGTGAATATATGAAAAACGGCGTCAGTATAATAGATCCGGACAGCTTTTACTGCGATAATTCGGTTGAGATTGAAAACGATGTTACGATACATCCAAATGTAACCTTAAAAGGCACAACCAAAATTGGAGAAGGCAGTGTTGTTTATCCGGGATGCAGGATAGCCGACAGTGTGGTGGAAGATTATTGTGAAATAAAAGATAATTGTGTTATAACAGAATCTTTTATGGGCAGAGAATCTTCAGTGGGGCCTATGGCACATTTGAGACCGGGAAGCAAACTGTACGGGAAAAATAAAATCGGCAATTTTGTGGAAGTGAAAAAAACGGAAATTCATGAAAACTCAAAAGCCAGCCACCTGACTTATCTGGGTGATGCATATATAGGTAAAGATGTGAATATAGGATGCGGCACAATTACATGTAATTATGATGGTATCAGTAAACATAAAACTATTATTAACGACGGTGTTTTTGTGGGAAGTGATGTTCAGTTTGTTGCCCCTGTGGAAATAGGTAAAGATGCTTTGATTGCAGCCGGCTCAACTGTTACAAAAGATGTCCCTGATGAATCACTCGCCATTTCCCGGAGTGAGCAGGTTAATAAAGAAGGCTGGGTGAGAAAACGCAAACAAATTTATTCAAGGGAGAAATAG
- the glmS gene encoding glutamine--fructose-6-phosphate transaminase (isomerizing), protein MCGIVAYIGEKNAYDILLEGLERLEYRGYDSAGLALLDKSENIIKTVRSVGKLKNLREKTSSTDFNSKAGIGHTRWATHGKPTSYNAHPHVSKGLALVHNGIIENYLQLKKELTDKGYVFQSETDSEVIAHLIHSYLNGDILEAVRKATNKLNGAFSVAVISEDNPDRIIAARNDSPLVLGAGDGENFAASDIPAVLSHTRNFIFMEDGDIAVLRKDSIEIYDKNHKKVERDKKYIDWNPVMAEKAGFRHFMQKEIYEQPRAVTDTLRGKYSLEESLIRLPELDEISGALKDASRIHIVACGTSWHAGLVGKFLLEKFAGVPVEVDIASEYRYRDTILDENVIFLAITQSGETADTLAAMRMAKKKGCSTLAICNVLGSSVSREADGVIYTHAGPEIGVASTKAFTTQITCLYMLGIYLGQIRNTMNEKSRSEYIHSLLGVPEQMEYVLNKDSEIENIAKDFKDYKDFLFLGRHLNYPVALEGALKLKEISYIHAEGYPAGEMKHGPIALIDENMPVFTLATKSRVYDKIVSNIEEVKARDGIVIATVTENDTHLADKCDAVISIPGTSEEVSVFLNTVVTQFFAYHCARLLGNDVDQPRNLAKSVTVE, encoded by the coding sequence ATGTGCGGTATTGTGGCTTATATAGGTGAAAAGAATGCTTACGATATCCTTTTGGAAGGGCTTGAGAGGCTTGAGTACAGAGGTTATGACTCCGCCGGGCTGGCGCTGCTTGATAAATCCGAAAATATCATAAAAACGGTAAGAAGTGTTGGTAAACTGAAGAATCTTAGAGAAAAAACCAGCAGCACTGATTTTAACAGCAAAGCAGGTATCGGTCACACCCGGTGGGCAACGCACGGGAAACCGACATCCTACAACGCCCATCCCCATGTTTCCAAAGGCCTGGCTTTGGTTCACAACGGTATTATTGAAAATTACCTTCAGCTGAAAAAAGAGCTGACTGACAAGGGGTATGTCTTTCAATCTGAAACGGACTCGGAAGTTATTGCCCATCTGATACACAGCTATCTGAACGGCGATATTCTTGAGGCGGTAAGGAAAGCTACAAACAAGCTGAACGGAGCATTCTCCGTTGCAGTGATATCAGAAGATAACCCGGACAGGATTATTGCAGCCAGAAATGACAGCCCTCTTGTTTTGGGGGCAGGAGATGGTGAGAATTTTGCTGCAAGCGATATTCCCGCCGTTTTGAGTCACACGAGGAATTTTATCTTTATGGAAGATGGTGATATTGCAGTTTTGCGGAAAGACTCCATAGAGATTTATGATAAAAATCACAAAAAAGTTGAAAGGGATAAAAAATATATTGACTGGAATCCGGTCATGGCTGAAAAAGCCGGATTCAGGCATTTTATGCAGAAAGAGATTTATGAGCAGCCCAGGGCAGTTACAGATACTCTGAGGGGTAAGTACTCCCTTGAAGAGTCGTTAATCAGACTGCCTGAACTGGATGAGATAAGCGGAGCACTGAAGGATGCAAGCAGAATTCACATCGTCGCCTGTGGAACAAGCTGGCACGCGGGTCTTGTGGGCAAATTCCTTCTTGAAAAATTTGCCGGTGTACCTGTGGAGGTGGATATAGCATCCGAGTACAGATACAGGGATACAATTCTGGATGAAAATGTGATTTTTCTTGCCATTACCCAGTCCGGAGAAACAGCCGATACACTGGCAGCCATGAGAATGGCAAAGAAAAAAGGGTGCAGTACTTTGGCTATTTGCAATGTTTTGGGCTCTTCAGTGTCAAGGGAAGCCGACGGCGTGATATATACCCATGCCGGACCTGAGATCGGTGTTGCCTCAACAAAAGCGTTTACAACACAGATAACCTGCCTGTATATGCTTGGCATTTATTTAGGTCAGATCAGAAATACGATGAACGAAAAATCAAGAAGTGAGTATATACACAGCCTTCTCGGTGTCCCCGAGCAAATGGAGTATGTGTTGAATAAAGATAGTGAAATTGAAAATATTGCAAAGGATTTTAAAGATTATAAAGATTTTCTTTTTTTAGGAAGGCACCTTAATTATCCTGTTGCACTCGAAGGGGCTCTTAAACTTAAAGAAATATCATACATACATGCAGAGGGCTATCCTGCCGGCGAAATGAAGCACGGTCCTATTGCACTTATAGATGAAAATATGCCTGTTTTTACTTTGGCAACCAAATCCCGGGTGTATGATAAGATTGTTTCTAATATCGAAGAGGTAAAGGCCCGTGACGGTATCGTTATTGCAACTGTTACGGAAAATGATACCCATCTTGCGGACAAATGTGACGCTGTTATCAGTATTCCTGGAACATCCGAAGAGGTCAGTGTCTTTTTAAATACAGTTGTTACACAATTCTTCGCCTATCATTGTGCCCGTTTGCTGGGTAATGATGTTGATCAGCCGAGAAATTTGGCAAAAAGCGTGACAGTGGAGTGA
- a CDS encoding chloride channel protein: MIQKAKGWLNSFFGEHEDMYMAGVAVLIGVAAGYGNIIFRYLIGIVQDFFYGTKEEFLLETLIHTPVYKIVLIPAVGGLIVGMAGLIFKSAKGHGVPDVIKAIALNLKISPFVAVVKSFTSAITLGTGGSAGREGPIIHIGSALGSGVGKIFGFSTRRMKTAVACGAAGGLAATFNAPIGGAMFAAEVLLGEFGIRTFSPIIISSVIATVVSRGHLGNVVTFEAPEYHLRHFMELPLYMVLGFACAVVGVFFIRFFYKTEETFDNLSIPSFLKPALGGLLLGILAIYSREIMGVGYDTINQILASNQVGLFLIVIVFLKILATSLTLGSGGSGGLFVPALFIGTATGGALGGIFNAAFPGITSSSGAYALVAMSAMLGATIKAPLTAILIIFEITQSYEIILPLMFATIIANVAANWLEKESIFSWILTKEGINIRKGTEERVLSEIRVEDVMLRDIVTFKESSNFKEITEGIKKADHIYYPVLNDKGYLTGIMSLDNIKNVMFEKGLEEIVVAGEICTKDDLIYVYPEDSLATALKKLGIKDLGALPVVENINGNLKVEGLLRRSDIILAYNKALATSV, encoded by the coding sequence ATGATACAAAAAGCCAAAGGGTGGTTGAACAGCTTTTTTGGCGAACACGAAGATATGTATATGGCCGGTGTTGCTGTACTTATCGGTGTAGCTGCCGGTTACGGTAACATTATTTTCAGGTATTTAATAGGTATTGTTCAGGATTTTTTCTACGGGACAAAAGAGGAGTTTCTTTTAGAAACGCTCATTCACACCCCTGTATATAAGATTGTTCTTATTCCGGCTGTGGGCGGATTGATAGTTGGTATGGCCGGCCTAATTTTTAAATCTGCAAAGGGGCACGGTGTGCCGGATGTTATAAAGGCAATAGCCCTCAATTTAAAAATCAGTCCTTTTGTAGCTGTTGTGAAAAGTTTCACTTCTGCCATTACACTTGGCACCGGAGGTTCCGCAGGAAGAGAGGGACCCATTATACATATAGGTTCGGCACTGGGCTCCGGTGTGGGAAAAATATTCGGTTTTTCCACCAGAAGGATGAAAACGGCTGTTGCTTGCGGAGCGGCAGGCGGACTGGCGGCAACCTTTAATGCACCTATCGGCGGGGCGATGTTTGCAGCGGAAGTGTTGCTTGGCGAATTCGGTATCAGAACATTCAGCCCGATTATCATTTCTTCCGTTATTGCAACTGTCGTTTCAAGGGGACACCTGGGCAATGTGGTAACTTTTGAAGCGCCGGAATATCATCTGAGACATTTTATGGAGCTGCCCCTTTATATGGTGTTGGGTTTTGCCTGTGCCGTAGTCGGTGTTTTTTTTATACGTTTTTTTTACAAAACCGAAGAAACCTTTGACAATCTGAGCATACCTTCTTTTCTAAAGCCTGCTTTGGGCGGGCTGCTGCTCGGCATACTGGCCATATACTCACGTGAAATTATGGGTGTCGGTTATGACACAATAAATCAAATTCTTGCTTCGAATCAGGTGGGACTTTTTCTCATTGTTATTGTGTTTCTTAAAATCCTTGCAACATCTCTGACTCTGGGATCCGGCGGATCCGGTGGTTTGTTTGTCCCTGCACTTTTTATAGGAACCGCAACCGGCGGAGCTTTGGGGGGGATTTTTAATGCTGCCTTTCCCGGTATTACGTCTTCCAGCGGTGCCTATGCCCTGGTGGCAATGAGCGCTATGCTCGGTGCCACCATAAAAGCCCCTTTAACTGCCATACTTATAATTTTTGAGATTACCCAGAGTTATGAAATCATTTTGCCGTTAATGTTTGCAACGATTATTGCAAATGTTGCTGCCAACTGGCTGGAAAAAGAATCTATTTTTTCCTGGATTCTTACTAAGGAAGGTATCAATATCAGAAAGGGTACTGAAGAAAGAGTATTATCTGAAATAAGAGTTGAAGATGTAATGCTCAGGGATATTGTTACTTTTAAAGAAAGCTCCAATTTCAAAGAGATCACCGAGGGTATAAAGAAAGCCGATCATATTTATTATCCGGTGTTAAACGATAAAGGATATCTGACAGGCATTATGTCGTTAGATAATATAAAAAATGTGATGTTTGAAAAGGGGCTGGAGGAAATTGTTGTGGCAGGTGAGATTTGCACAAAAGATGACCTGATATACGTTTACCCTGAGGACAGTCTTGCCACAGCTCTAAAAAAGCTGGGAATTAAAGATCTGGGGGCACTGCCCGTTGTGGAAAATATAAACGGCAATCTTAAGGTAGAAGGATTGCTGAGAAGAAGTGATATAATTTTAGCATATAATAAAGCTCTTGCAACGAGTGTTTAA